One genomic region from Bacteroidota bacterium encodes:
- a CDS encoding translation initiation factor Sui1, with protein MSNLVYSTAHGRMCPKCDRPKTACVCRDKQNAKRAKTDGVVRVGRQTKGRKGKGVTIITGLPLSPNEMKDVAKKCKQLCGSGGTVKDGAIEIQGEHRDKLVKFFEGQGYTVKRSGG; from the coding sequence GTGAGCAACCTCGTCTATTCCACGGCCCACGGCCGTATGTGCCCCAAATGTGATCGTCCGAAGACAGCCTGTGTCTGCCGCGACAAGCAAAATGCCAAACGCGCCAAAACGGATGGTGTAGTTCGCGTAGGCCGGCAAACGAAGGGGCGAAAGGGAAAAGGTGTGACCATCATCACCGGATTGCCGCTTTCGCCAAATGAAATGAAAGATGTTGCAAAAAAATGCAAACAACTTTGTGGTAGCGGGGGTACAGTAAAAGACGGCGCCATAGAAATTCAGGGAGAACACCGGGACAAACTCGTCAAGTTTTTCGAAGGGCAGGGATATACCGTGAAGCGTTCTGGTGGGTAA